One Mus musculus strain C57BL/6J chromosome Y, GRCm38.p6 C57BL/6J DNA segment encodes these proteins:
- the Gm20793 gene encoding Y-linked testis-specific protein 1-like: MSSLMKKRRRKSSSNTLRNIVGCRISHSWKEGNEPVTQWKAIVLDQLPTNPSLYLVKYDGIDSIYGLELYSDDRILNLKVLPPIVVFPQVRDAHLARALVGRAVQHKFEGKDGSEVNWRGVVLAQVPIMKDLFYITYKKDPALYAYQLLDDYKEGNLHMIPDTPPAEERSGDDSDVLIGNWVEYTRKDGSKKFGKVVYQVLANPSVYFIKFHGDIHIYVYTMVPKILEVEKS, translated from the coding sequence atgtcatccctcatgaagaagaggaggaggaagtcttcttccaacaccctgaggaatattgtcggctgcagaatttctcacagttggaaggaaggtaatgagcctgtcacccaatggaaggccatagttctagatcaactgccaacaaacccttcgctttacttggtgaagtatgatggaattgacagcatctacggattggagctctacagtgatgacaggattttaaaccttaaggttttgcctcccatagtagtatttcctcaggtgagggatgcccacctcgccagagccctggttggcagagcggtacaacacaaatttgaggggaaagatggctctgaggtcaactggaggggggtggtgctagcccaggtgccaatcatgaaggatttgttttacattacctacaagaaggatccagctctctatgcttatcagctcctggatgactacaaggaaggtaacctccacatgattccagacactcctccggctgaggagagatcaggagatgacagtgatgtgttgattgGTAACTGGGTggagtacaccagaaaagatggttccaaaaagttcggaaaggttgtttaccaagttctagccaatccttccgtgtactttatcaagtttcatggtgacatccatatctatgtctatactatggtgccaaagattcttgaagttgaaaaatcataa